From the Tripterygium wilfordii isolate XIE 37 chromosome 6, ASM1340144v1, whole genome shotgun sequence genome, one window contains:
- the LOC120000519 gene encoding glutathione S-transferase T3-like, with amino-acid sequence MDSQNNAYYTSLLSGGSTIDDPFLTNEHSETNEDSPTVPQFTNTPSIARRGQRGTNFAIEDDLLLISAYLNTSLDPVHGNQQKLGAYWERIENYYNENKQDVNIVRSKVSLQHRWSTLQREVNKFCGHFAKIDGRQQSGVTEQDKIMQAQIMFKQLESHSFQFLHCWYQLRHHPKWMMENSSRKANKKTKNSSPQSSPPTTPDSINLEEDENVPSTFDELERPLGRKASKERLRKGKTQATSASTTSSAMMIIKFDEECTKREARYERAFSQQQELIDIEKKKYRIKEAMEEERIMLMDTASMPPGLATYYERRKAEILARQGLD; translated from the exons ATGGATTCACAAAACAATGCTTATTACACCAGTCTTTTAAGTGGAGGATCAACCATCGACGATCCCTTTCTTACCAATGAGCATAGTGAAACTAATGAGGATAGTCCTACCGTGCCTCAATTCACCAATACCCCTTCCATTGCTAGGAGGGGTCAACGGGGAACCAACTTTGCAATTGAGGATGATTTATTGCTCATTTCCGCATATCTTAATACTAGCTTAGATCCGGTGCATGGAAACCAACAAAAGCTAGGCGCCTATTGGGAAAGGATTGAAAATTACTACAATGAAAACAAGCAAGATGTTAATATCGTTCGATCCAAAGTCTCATTGCAGCATCGTTGGAGTACTTTACAAAGAGAAGTTAACAAATTTTGTGGACATTTTGCGAAAATAGATGGAAGACAGCAGAGTGGAGTGACTGAACAAGATAAG ATTATGCAGGCTCAAATAATGTTCAAACAATTGGAAAGTCATTCATTCCAATTCTTACATTGTTGGTATCAACTGAGACATCACCCAAAGTGGATGATGGAGAATTCTTCAAGGAAggccaacaagaaaacaaagaattctAGTCCGCAATCCTCTCCCCCAACAACTCCTGATTCAATAaatctagaagaagatgaaaatgtgCCCAGCACTTTCGATGAGTTAGAGCGACCACTTGGTAGAAAAGCATCGAAAGAACGCCTCCGCAAAGGGAAGACACAAGCTACCAGTGCTTCTACAACTTCTTCagcaatgatgataataaaatttGACGAAGAATGCACAAAAAGAGAAGCCCGATATGAGAGAGCATTCTCACAACAACAAGAATTGATAGAcattgagaagaaaaaatatcgTATCAAAGAAGCAATGGAAGAGGAAAGAATCATGCTTATGGACACTGCTAGCATGCCTCCAGGTTTAGCAACATATTACGAGCGTCGCAAGGCAGAAATATTAGCTAGACAAGGCCTTGATTGA
- the LOC120000610 gene encoding putative nuclease HARBI1, protein MLLEEDDTVNDDFSLLATLIVEEEEDRPAARRGSMPGHAVIHRGRAEGHERLYRDYFAETPTYPPNIFRRRFRMNRSLFLRILSAVEGFDPYFAQKRDAIGVPGLSSLQKVTAALRILAYGASADSVDDYVRIGKSTAIESVKRFVRAIIALFHEQYLRLPNNEDVIRLLAMNERRGFPGMLGSIDCMHWKWKNCPTAWQGMYTGHIQEPTMILEAVASQDLWIWHAFFGLPGSLNDLNVLDRSPLFNELAEGRAPPVNYTINGNNYSIGYYLADGIYPSWSTFVKTIPAPQGNKRQFFAKAQESARKDVERAFGVLQSRFAIVRGPALYWEIDTLSDIMRACVILHNMIVEDERDHYGINFNYDTIEGYTPPNISHSLIPETMEYVDTYYRIRNRQSHSQLQADLVEHLWQLHGGE, encoded by the coding sequence ATGTTACTCGAGGAGGATGATACTGTCAACGACGATTTTTCTCTGCTCGCAACTTTAAtcgtggaggaggaagaagatcgTCCAGCTGCACGCCGTGGTTCTATGCCAGGTCATGCTGTAATTCATCGTGGTCGAGCTGAAGGTCATGAAAGACTTTATCGTGATTATTTTGCTGAGACACCCACATACCCTCCCAACATATTTCGAAGGAGGTTTCGAATGAATCGTTCTCTATTTCTCCGAATTTTATCTGCCGTCGAAGGATTTGATCCATATTTTGCGCAAAAAAGAGATGCTATTGGCGTGCCTGGTTTGTCTTCGCTTCAAAAGGTAACTGCTGCACTTAGGATTCTTGCTTATGGAGCATCTGCAGATTCTGTAGATGATTACGTACGGATTGGCAAAAGCACTGCTATTGAAAGCGTCAAAAGGTTTGTTAGAGCAATTATTGCTTTATTTCATGAACAATATTTAAGATTGCCAAACAATGAGGATGTGATTAGGTTATTAGCTATGAACGAAAGACGCGGTTTCCCTGGAATGTTAGGTAGTATTGATTGTATGCACTGGAAGTGGAAGAATTGTCCAACTGCTTGGCAAGGTATGTATACTGGTCATATTCAAGAACCGACCATGATTTTAGAAGCAGTTGCTTCACAAGATCTCTGGATATGGCATGCCTTTTTTGGTTTACCAGGATCCCTAAATGATTTGAATGTGCTGGATCGATCTCCTTTATTCAATGAACTTGCAGAAGGTCGTGCTCCTCCAGTAAACTACACAATTAATGGCAACAATTACTCGATTGGATACTATCTTGCTGATGGTATATATCCATCATGGTCAACATTCGTCAAGACTATTCCAGCTCCACAAGGTAATAAGAGGCAATTCTTTGCTAAAGCTCAAGAATCGGCTCGCAAAGATGTTGAGCGAGCATTTGGGGTACTGCAATCCCGTTTTGCAATCGTGCGTGGACCGGCGCTTTATTGGGAGATTGATACTTTATCGGATATTATGCGAGCGTGTGTAATACTACACAACATGATCGTTGAGGATGAGAGAGACCATTATGGTATCAATTTCAATTACGATACAATTGAGGGGTATACGCCGCCAAATATTTCACATTCACTCATACCTGAAACTATGGAGTACGTTGACACTTATTATCGTATTAGAAATAGGCAGAGTCACTCTCAATTGCAAGCAGATCTTGTTGAACATCTTTGGCAATTACATGGTGGAGAATAA